From a region of the Colias croceus chromosome 14, ilColCroc2.1 genome:
- the LOC123697502 gene encoding uncharacterized protein LOC123697502: MELTQRLECTQELFSNQSERLCPEQIGFIGICGTKYPVKKGPNKIGRDPQTCNIVLNLNSISRQHAVLNVLSNNEYMLMDLDSANKTKLQDKTLKPYIPHPLKNGDTIQFGQVFGIFRLLEEETDLPMTQALDIPDTPVANRFVSRIHQVTTVPESPDASDKDDSFIAPSQPKQKNAFKSPNTNYIKTSGKTISIQPVGQKKIDNAYCNSSKKSDSFNLHNNSSSINESWISVKSSDTSDLNNIHEQDTQIPNQLCNISNNESLFDAATQIPDVEAEKPSSPNIYSMETQVPVKDCEDKNNENHIESVINDKENDVSIFNAETQQLEFKTPTTIQVINKVDVKDKSHSSDDIILFDEIDSQTLDDNFESQAILPPSPIFNKSNNSSSSRNTSLLACVSERQKVENKIEAKILKIKSPLPDSTKIDDFDFLPTQIIPKKCIENPMENDDIDILPTQKILAKENDDDVTDCEDEIEVPKERSKPAEDEDLTDFEDNLDDEKIAPNKELNFEELATQVIEEDVPKNTENKGNSTNCNFEDMLTQIIPEENGCDKSNEIINLEDMPTQVIPAELPKAENKILKQISVRDFTNFKVPVMSPKAQKKKGISKVQSPIKVTPKSDIKLTSSSSTVDDDDSNYYAATQELFDDLCTQKETEISEHETERQLTKDNVQNISLDSSEGEDKIEQFVSSLSRQQIREVVGVSIPLLKRMPSDSSDMEVTPRKITPLQFMEIDLPNSQEIKTSVTLQSKATVTDSSSDSDTDKDTKPNTPLVFKSKKRISKEAKIDLTKKFDTSHLPSRIITRVRKPTEKVLNGNQSNISKSILKSKIIMDQEDGINTDIINENLARLKSEKSKNIDSETSKTSKEAKSGNKTEPQKIQIKETPALTSKEASNDIKIDNNKKQENIDANIIKDDKGSRKTRSSNKNLSNTQINESSVNKSNSDSITEDSRETRSRRKANTTVSKRSTAIEIEPLPAKRTRNKRVVEIIDSSPETEVRRSRRTKSNKEENDKSKNTSSSNQHEESTVYSISSGSDVASPRLKRSASKDFLFPPRKRGRPPRPATALGIGLRATPARKLKTQHVLLTAFPNEEVKTKLEELGAVIVTDVKKCTVVLMLKIKRTFKFLCAVGLGKPIVGQQWVQACVDNKVIVDPWLYLLHDEEMEERFHFSLQRTLVSKRNFLKGYNITSTPSAQPPEAEMKLIVQCSGGQWKKGGTNWVVVSSRNDKHLWPDLLEMGAIIVSTEFILGGVMLQKLEVDRYRLA; the protein is encoded by the exons ATGGAGCTAACTCAGAGATTAGAATGCACACaagaattattttcaaatcaaTCAGAAAGACTATGTCCAGAGCAG ATTGGATTCATAGGGATATGTGGAACAAAATACCCCGTGAAAAAAGGACCAAACAAAATCGGCAGAGATCCACAAACAtgtaatatagttttaaatctGAAC tccATTTCACGTCAACATGCAGTGTTGAATGTTTTAAGTAACAATGAATACATGCTCATGGACCTGGACtctgcaaataaaacaaaactacaAGAT aaaACCCTTAAGCCATACATACCTCATCCTCTAAAAAACGGCGACACTATACAGTTTGGTCAAGTGTTTGGTATCTTCAGATTGCTTGAAGAAGAAACAGACCTGCCGATGACACAAGCACTCGACATCCCTGACACACCTGTAGCGAACAGATTTGTGTCCAGGATACATCAAGTTACAACTGTGCCTGAGTCTCCTGATGCCAGCGATAAG gaTGACTCATTTATAGCTCCATCACAACCAAAGCagaaaaatgcatttaaaagtCCTAATACTAATTACATCAAAACATCAGGAAAGACTATTTCAATACAACCTGTTGGACAGAAGAAGATTGATAATGCGTATTGCAATTCATCCAAAAAATCCGACTCGTTtaacttacataataattcGAGTAGCATCAATGAATCATGGATTTCTGTGAAATCAAGTGATACAagtgatttaaataatattcatgaaCAGGATACACAAATTCCTAAtcagctttgtaatattagtaataaTGAATCTCTTTTCGATGCTGCTACACAAATACCTGATGTTGAAGCTGAAAAACCGAGTTCACCTAATATTTATAGTATGGAAACACAAGTACCTGTTAAAGATTGTgaagataaaaacaatgaaaatcaCATAGAGTCTGTAATTAATGATAAAGAAAATGATGTTAGTATATTCAATGCTGAAACACAACAATTAGAATTTAAAACACCCACGACTATTCAGGTTATCAATAAAGTTGATGTGAAAGACAAATCACATAGTTCAGATGATATAATACTATTTGATGAAATAGATAGTCAGACTCTTGATGATAACTTTGAATCTCAAGCTATATTACCACCAAGTCCAATATTTAACAAGTCTAATAATTCGAGTTCAAGTAGAAACACAAGCCTCCTGGCTTGTGTTTCAGAAAGACAGAAAGTAGAGAATAAAATAGaagcaaaaatattaaagattaAAAGTCCTCTACCAGATTCAACAAAAATCGATGATTTTGACTTCTTGCCTACACAAATAATACCTAAAAAGTGTATAGAAAATCCAATGGAAAATGatgatattgatattttaccaactcaaaaaatattagcaaaggaaaatgatgatgatgtcaCAGATTGTGAAGATGAAATTGAAGTGCCTAAAGAGCGTTCGAAACCCGCGGAAGATGAAGATTTAACAGATTTTGAGGATAATTTGGATGATGAAAAAATTGCTCCAAATAAGGAATTAAACTTTGAAGAATTAGCCACACAAGTTATAGAGGAAGATGTTccaaaaaatacagaaaataaaggaaattccacaaattgtaattttgaagACATGCTAACACAGATTATTCCAGAAGAAAATGGTTGTGACAAATCCAATGAGATCATAAATTTAGAAGATATGCCAACACAGGTAATACCAGCAGAATTACCAaaagctgaaaataaaattttaaaacaaataagcGTAAGAGATTTCACAAATTTTAAAGTTCCTGTAATGTCACCAAAAGCGCAAAAGAAAAAAGGCATTTCAAAAGTGCAATCTCCAATTAAGGTGACGCCAAAAAGTGATATTAAACTTACTTCTTCAAGTTCAACAgtagatgatgatgattccaATTATTATGCGGCTACTCAAGAACTATTTGATGACCTGTGCACCCAGAAGGAAACAGAAATTTCTGAACATGAAACAGAGAGGCAACTTACGAAAGATAATGTTCAGAACATTTCACTAGATAGTAGTGAGGGAGAGGATAAAATAGAACAGTTTGTTTCTTCTCTGTCGAGACAGCAGATAAGAGAAGTTGTTGGGGTTTCGATTCCGTTACTCAAGAGAATGCCCAGTGATAGTTCTGATATGGAAGTTACTCCTAGAAAAATTACTCCATTACAATTTATGGAAATTGATTTACCCAATAGCCAAGAAATTAAAACAAGTGTTACATTACAATCAAAAGCCACGGTTACGGACTCCTCGAGCGATTCAGATACTGACAAAGATACGAAACCAAATACTCCTTTAGTGTTCAAATCGAAAAAAAGAATATCAAAAGAAGCTAAAATAgatttaactaaaaaatttGATACATCACATTTACCTTCTAGGATAATAACGCGCGTGCGAAAACCTAcagaaaaagttttaaatggCAACCAGTCcaatatttcaaaatctattttaaaatcaaagatCATAATGGACCAAGAAGATGGTATAAACACagatataattaatgaaaaccTTGCCAGACTTAAAAGCGAAAAATCTAAAAACATAGATAGTGAAACTTCTAAAACAAGCAAAGAAGCAAAGTCTGGAAATAAAACCGAACCTCAGAAAATACAAATCAAAGAAACACCAGCTCTAACCTCGAAAGAGGCCAgcaatgatattaaaatagacAACAATAagaaacaagaaaatattgatgCAAACATAATTAAAGATGATAAAGGTTCGAGAAAAACTCGCAGCAGTAATAAGAACCTTAGTAATACTCAAATAAATGAAAGCAGtgttaataaaagtaattcagATTCAATAACTGAGGATAGCCGTGAAACGCGAAGCCGTAGAAAGGCAAATACAACTGTTAGCAAAAGATCAACGGCTATAGAAATCGAACCATTGCCAGCAAAACGTACACGAAATAAACGTGTCGTTGAAATAATAGATTCATCACCGGAAACAGAAGTAAGGCGGAGTAGACGTACGAAATCAAATAAGGAAGAAAATGACAAATCAAAGAATACAAGCAGCTCTAATCAACATGAAGAAAGCACTGTTTATAGTATATCGTCAGGGTCAGACGTGGCTTCGCCTAGATTAAAAAGGTCTGCGTCAAAGGACTTTTTGTTCCCACCTAGAAAAAGGGGTAGACCACCAAGACCTGCGACTGCATTGGGAATCGGTTTGAGGGCAACACCGGCGAGAAAACTCAAAACGCAACATGTTTTGTTAACAGCCTTTCCAAATGAGGAAGTCAAAACCAAGTTGGAAGAGTTAG GAGCAGTAATAGTAACAGATGTAAAGAAATGTACAGTTGTActaatgttgaaaataaagaGGACATTTAAGTTCCTGTGTGCAGTGGGACTCGGGAAACCTATAGTGGGTCAGCAGTGGGTTCAAGCGTGCGttgataataaagttattgttg ACCCCTGGCTATACTTATTACACGATGAAGAAATGGAAGAAAGGTTTCACTTCAGCCTGCAAAGGACTCTTGTAAGCAAGAGGAATTTCTTAAAGGGCTACAACATAACCTCGACGCCTAGTGCTCAGCCCCCTGAAGCGGAAATGAAAT TAATAGTCCAATGTTCCGGAGGTCAGTGGAAGAAAGGCGGGACCAACTGGGTTGTGGTATCATCCCGGAACGATAAACATCTCTGGCCGGATCTATTGGAAATGGGCGCCATTATTGTTTCCACAGAATTCATTCTAGGTGGCGTTATGTTGCAGAAATTAGAAGTCGACAGATATAGATTGGCTTAA
- the LOC123697503 gene encoding GDP-mannose 4,6 dehydratase, translating into MAGESSNADVNEKVAFITGITGQDGSYLAEFLIEKGYEVHGLLRRSSSFNTGRIQHLYEKPACHSGGRMHLHYGDLTDTTCLISIISRIKPKEIYNLGAQSHVKVSFEISEYTAQVDGLGTLRLLEAVRVAGLEKKTKIYQASTSELYGKVVEVPQTEKTPFYPRSPYACAKLYGYWIVVNYREAYGMFACNGLLFNHESPRRGENFVTRKITRGVAKIQLGLLDCLELGNLDSKRDWGHAKDYVKAMWLMLQQDEPEDFVVAMGEAHSVREFVEKAFGHVGRKVEWRGSGVDETGHDASTGQVLVRVNPKYFRPTEVDLLLGDASKAKQKLGWSPRISFEELVVDMVEADLELMKKNPQA; encoded by the exons ATGGCCGGAGAATCTTCAAACGCCGATGTAAACGAAAAAGTTGCATTTATAACCGGTATCACTGGTCAG GATGGTTCCTACTTAGCGGAATTTCTGATAGAAAAAGGCTATGAAGTGCATGGCTTGCTGCGTCGCTCCTCATCATTCAACACCGGCCGTATACAGCATTTATATGAGAAGCCAGCGTGCCACTCTGGTGGGCGAATGCACTTGCATTATGGAGACTTGACAGACACCACATGCTTGATTAGCATTATTTCAAGG atAAAACCAAAGGAGATATACAATCTAGGAGCACAGTCACACGTAAAAGTATCATTCGAAATAAGTGAATACACAGCTCAGGTTGACGGTCTTGGTACATTGCGGCTATTAGAGGCTGTGAGAGTGGCTGGCTTAGAGAAGAAGACTAAAATATACCAAGCATCTACTTCAGAACTGTATGGAAAAGTAGTGGAAGTGCCGCAGACTGAAAAGACTCCTTTTTATCCTAGATCGCCTTATG CATGCGCCAAACTATACGGGTACTGGATAGTAGTGAACTACAGAGAGGCATACGGCATGTTCGCCTGTAACGGTCTCTTATTCAACCATGAGAGTCCCAGGCGGGGAGAGAACTTCGTCACGAGGAAGATAACGAGGGGCGTGGCTAAGATACAGCTGGGATTGTTGGATTGTCTGGAGCTGGGCAATTTGGACAGTAAACGGGACTGGGGACACGCTAAGGATTATGTTAAG GCAATGTGGCTAATGCTCCAACAAGACGAGCCAGAAGACTTCGTGGTGGCGATGGGCGAAGCGCACAGTGTTCGCGAATTCGTGGAAAAGGCGTTCGGCCATGTTGGGAGGAAAGTGGAGTGGAGGGGCAGTGGGGTGGACGAGACCGGACATGACGCAAGCACTGGCCAGGTGCTGGTCAGGGTCAACCCGAAGTACTTCCGGCCGACTGAAGTG GATTTACTACTAGGTGATGCGTCAAAAGCTAAACAGAAACTGGGTTGGTCGCCGCGAATATCGTTTGAAGAACTTGTAGTAGATATGGTTGAAGCTGACCTTGAACTAATGAAGAAAAACCCGCAGGCGTAA
- the LOC123697504 gene encoding integrator complex subunit 11: protein MPEIKVTPLGAGQDVGRSCILLSMGGKNIMLDCGMHMGYNDERRFPDFSYIVPEGPITSQIDCVIISHFHLDHCGALPYMSEMVGYTGPIYMTHPTKAIAPILLEDMRKVAVERKGESNFFTSQMIKDCIKKVTAVTLHQSVMVDSELEIKAYYAGHVLGAAMFWIRVGSQSVVYTGDYNMTPDRHLGAAWIDKCRPDLLISESTYATTIRDSKRCRERDFLKKVHECVEKGGKVLIPVFALGRAQELCILLETYWERMNLKYPVYFALGLTEKANNYYKMFITWTNQKIRKTFVQRNMFDFKHIKPFDKSYIDNPGAMVVFATPGMLHAGLSLNIFKKWAPYEQNMLIMPGFCVQGTVGHKIVNGAKKIEFENRQVVEVKMAVEYMSFSAHADAKGIMQLIQYCEPKNVLLVHGEAQKMEFLKDKIEKEFNVNCYMPANGETAIINTPVKIPIDVSLRLLKAEAVRYNAQPPDPKRRRVVHGILCVKDNRLSFLDIDEVCEEIGITRHVIRFTSTVRFDDPGPAVKTAEKLKALLAEKLQGWSITISDGNISVESVLIKVEGDDDNTKNIYVSWTNQDEDLGSYILGLLQTMVQ from the coding sequence ATGCCTGAGATTAAAGTTACTCCCCTGGGAGCTGGCCAGGATGTCGGCAGGAGTTGTATTTTACTGTCAATGGGAGGAAAGAACATTATGCTGGATTGTGGTATGCATATGGGATATAATGATGAACGCCGATTTCCTGATTTTTCGTACATCGTACCAGAAGGCCCTATTACAAGCCAGATAGACTGCGTCATTATATCACACTTCCACCTCGACCACTGCGGGGCTCTGCCGTACATGTCCGAAATGGTCGGCTACACAGGACCTATCTATATGACACACCCAACGAAAGCCATAGCCCCAATTCTCCTTGAAGACATGAGGAAAGTAGCAGTGGAGAGGAAAGGTGAGTCTAATTTCTTCACATCCCAAATGATTAAAGATTGCATAAAGAAAGTTACAGCTGTGACCCTACATCAGTCTGTGATGGTTGATAGTGAATTAGAAATTAAGGCATATTATGCTGGACATGTGCTCGGCGCTGCCATGTTTTGGATAAGGGTAGGATCACAATCTGTTGTGTACACTGGAGATTATAACATGACTCCTGACCGTCATTTAGGTGCAGCATGGATAGATAAATGCCGCCCGGATTTGCTGATATCAGAGTCAACATATGCTACTACCATAAGAGATTCAAAACGCTGCCGTGAAAGagattttcttaaaaaagtcCATGAATGTGTCGAAAAGGGTGGCAAAGTACTAATTCCTGTATTTGCTTTGGGTAGAGCCCAagaattatgtatattattagaaACGTACTGGGAACggatgaatttaaaatatccagTATACTTTGCACTCGGTTTGACTGAGAAAGCTAATAATTActacaaaatgtttataacATGGACTAATCAGAAGATTCGTAAAACGTTTGTGCAGAGAAATATGTTTGACTTCAAACATATCAAACCTTTTGACAAATCCTACATAGACAATCCTGGAGCAATGGTTGTATTTGCTACACCAGGCATGTTGCATGCTGGTTTATCACTCAATATTTTCAAGAAATGGGCACCCTATGAGCAAAATATGTTGATAATGCCTGGATTTTGCGTACAAGGCACTGTAGGTCATAAAATAGTTAACGGAGCAAAGAAAATCGAATTTGAGAATCGTCAAGTTGTTGAAGTGAAAATGGCAGTAGAATACATGTCTTTCTCTGCGCATGCTGATGCCAAAGGTATAATGCAATTGATACAATACTGTGAACCTAAAAATGTGTTACTGGTTCACGGAGAAGCTCAGAAGATGGAGTTCTTGAAAGACAAGATTGAAAAGGAGTTTAATGTCAACTGTTACATGCCAGCTAATGGTGAAACAGCTATTATAAACACTCCAGTCAAAATTCCAATTGATGTTTCTCTAAGGTTATTAAAAGCGGAGGCTGTGAGGTACAATGCGCAACCACCGGACCCGAAGCGCCGACGGGTTGTTCACGGAATCTTATGCGTCAAAGACAATAGACTATCGTTTTTAGATATCGATGAGGTGTGTGAGGAAATCGGTATAACGAGGCATGTTATTCGTTTCACGAGTACAGTACGATTTGACGACCCCGGCCCAGCCGTAAAAACTGCGGAAAAATTGAAGGCGTTACTAGCTGAGAAGTTACAAGGCTGGTCCATAACCATATCGGATGGCAACATATCAGTAGAATCCGTTCTCATTAAAGTTGAAGGTGATGATGATAACACGAAAAATATTTACGTGTCATGGACAAATCAAGATGAAGATTTAGGTAGTTACATTTTGGGATTACTGCAAACTATGGTGCAGTGA